In Mycoplasmopsis synoviae ATCC 25204, the sequence TTCAGATTACATTGTAGCCGCAGACGCTAGAGGATTTATTTTTGGCGCTGCTATTGCTTTCCATTTAAAAAAACCATTTGTAATGGTTAGAAAACCAAAAAAAATGCCAGGTCCTAGCTATTCAGTTTCATACGAACTTGAATATGGGCACAACGTTTTAGAACTTCAAGAAGATTTAATTAAAGAAAATGCTAGCGTTTCTATAGTTGACGATATTTTGGCAACCGGCGGAACACTAAATGCAATGATTGAACTTCTTGAAAAAGCTAAAGCTAAAGTTAATAATATAGTGGTGGCTATTGATTTAACAAAATTATCTCAAGATTTCAAATCAAGTTTAAAAACACCACTAGATTCAGTAATAAAATATTAA encodes:
- a CDS encoding adenine phosphoribosyltransferase, with product MQLKDYVKDVLDFPKKGIVFKDISPLLADKDAFDLIIKEMAKYCQNSDYIVAADARGFIFGAAIAFHLKKPFVMVRKPKKMPGPSYSVSYELEYGHNVLELQEDLIKENASVSIVDDILATGGTLNAMIELLEKAKAKVNNIVVAIDLTKLSQDFKSSLKTPLDSVIKY